aaaaacaaaacaaaagataacAAAACGCGTTGTTAAagaaattaagtttaatatttgtttttttgttacggGTAAACAACTAGCTGTACCGTGGTTAGACAGGgcttccttataaaagttaagttagcactccttgccggagttaggcttttgttttgtttgtttgttttgttatagtgaattaaaataaataaataaagaacaccaaGAGTGTTGTTGAACGGCAACTCGAGTTTCCTACCTGTGGTATACTACACCTTGGGGTCACGTCATcacaatatactgtgtatatatctatctatctatctatctatatatatatatatatatatatatatatatatatatatatatatatatatacagacgtgctcaaatttgttggtacccctccacaaaaaacgaagaatgcacaattttctctgaaataacttgaaactgacaaaagtaattggcatccaccattgtttattccatatttaatagaaatcagactttgtttttgattttttattcaacataatattgtaaataagaaaacaaatgaaaatggcatgtagctctcaatgagacttctgcacctgttaacaggtagtttggcccactcttcctgagcaaactgctccagctgtctcaggtttgatgggtgccttctccagactgcaagtttcagctctttccatagatgttcgataggattcagatcaggattcatagaaggccacttcagaatagtccaatgttttgttcttatccattcttgggtgcttttagctgtgtgttttgggtcattatctgagacagagctttctgacactgggcagtacgtttcgctccagaataccttgatagtcttgtgatttcattgtgccctgcacagattcaaggcaccctgtgccaggcgcagcaaagcagccccaaaacataaccgagcctcctccatgtttcactgtaggtatggtgttcttttctttgaaagcttcattttttcgtctgtgaacatagagctgatgtgacttgccaaaagctccagttttgactcatctgtccaaaggacattctcccagaaggattgtggcttgtcaatgtgcattttagcaaattccagtctggctttttaatgtttttctttcaaaagtggagtcctcctgggtcttcttccatggagcccactttcgctcaaaaagcgacggatggtgcgatcagaaactgacgtaccttcaccttggagttcagcttgtatctctttggcagttatccttggttctttttctaccattcgcactatccttctgttcactctggggccgattttcctcttgcggccgcgcccagggaggttggctacagttccatggactttaaacttcttaatagtatttgcaactgttgtcacaggaacatcaagctgcttggatatggtcttgtagcctttacctttaccatgcttgtctattattttctttctgatctcctcagacaactctctcctttgctttctctggtccatgttcagtgtggtgcacacaatgataccaaacagcacagtgactacttttctccatttaaataggctgaatgactgattacaagacatgtgtgatactaattaaagaaactgattagtttgaaatatcactataatccaattatttattatcttttctaaggggtaccaacaaatgtgtccaggccattttagaatatctttgtagaataagcaataattcatctcttttcacagcttctttgctttattctatgacataccaaaggcatgcaagtatacatgataaaatagcttttaatttcatcacttttcaggaggaatgaagcattatttcaatgagctgtaagggtaccaacaaatttgagcacgtctgtatatacacgtatatatttttaaagcaacttgtttttattttatacttttattatttacaattgcCTGATGTTTTGGGTGCTCTATaacagacttttaaaagataaagcaaaacgttttatttggtgtacatatattatattataacagtttttaacaaaattaataaaaaaaagagggggggtgtgggggttacaattaggttttataaaaatatatttataatgtttcgctcctcagttttgtcttttgtcagtgtcttcagttctgtcaaaacagttttattttcccgctggcatttactgtttgctGCTCGGCAACCAAAAGCCACTGTAcctgcagccgtgacgtaacaacggacaacccactgactttaccctgccgcgtttggtgtgaacagtactACAGAGCGGCGCGCAAGCAGGGGGCATGTgcgccgcgtccggtgtgaacgcccctttaagATCGAAGGaagcacttctttacacagagaatggtgggatatggaatgggttacctagccatgatgttgaggcagaatcacctGGATCATTTATGTCACCAACGTGTCACAACAAAgtttttgagatcagtcagctgctAGGAACTAGACGAGCACAGATTGGCTCATTCAGCTTGTCACTCACATGGACATTTGTTACAGGCTGTCTAAATACAGCCATTCTTCAACCATCTTTCATTGTATTCCAAATACAATAATATACAATGGAAAGAGGGCTGTAAAACAGCTGGTTTATTTTAACAGCCTtctttagataattaaaatagacggATTCATCTTTGTCACCACTGGAGCAAGGACATTTGTTGTTCCAACTCATGGCTATGTGAATGCAAGTCATGGTGGCCTGCTTTTTCATGGATCTTACGCTGCTTCTTCTTAatcaaggtgacttacagggtagtacagggttacaatacaagattcatatttaaatacattatagtttacagtaagtgcaaataatactactaaaatgcaatatgaaataggatgcaacaagttacaATTACAAGaggttatatctacagtgacataatAGTATTGCAATAGTGCAGGATAGTGCATTCGCTGaagatccagtaacgtggtgcgtaGGTGAGGCAAGTCCAGCACATAGTAGTAGGGGTAGATCAAGAgttctacaagtgcagtctaaacaggtttaccccaatttggctgttaaacacattttctccactagccaacagagaaaagaaaacagcagcccatcatagtttattctaatatactcaactgttacacactgccagcgtatgtttaaaaatgcactgtatacaacatgaatATAGCATTTAGAGTTCAAGACCAGACAAAGTTGTtacggcaggagaaaggcagacaaaaatcaagcacatcctacaTAGACTTAatgtgctaaataaataaatgaccaacaaaataattacataccATGCAGGCGAAAAAAAAGTGAACGAGTTTATCTgcgctggggaaaataaacaaacactactGGGGAAgagctaaaataatataaatacaactttcaacaaacactaacagaaaaaaacaaaaccaactagatttgttcccagagaaactttgaaaatatatctcaCTTTACTGAAGCTCCCGGTATCACTATGCAATGGGCATATGGGTGCACAATgccttctgggaatagtagtgtATCTGGTACACACTGAAAGGTGTGTCCAATCAACAGAAATGTGGgtgaaaactacaactcccatcatCCACGCATGTCAGCAACATGCTGGCTTCGTATTTAACTTTCTGTCAAGTGttatgatggatttttttttctgatcatttttaaaaatctccTTCAGAAAATTGAATACAAAACCGAATGATGCAATTTCCATTCTTCAAGACTTCACTCATAATCGAGCACACAGTAGGACTGACTCAGCAAGGGGCGGGGGGtatgagttgctcctccaattaaaacaaGGGCTCAGACCTCGTCATCTGTCATTGCTAGTGCTGTGGTTATAAAATAGGAATTTATAATAgaggcttgtctcctctgatgTAAAACTTTCTGGagtcctccaattaaaacctgtgctcagatcacatgATCTGCGACTgttagtactgtggttaatagcagataggagtttataatggaggcttgtctcctctgaggagccagtactgctgttaatataggaatgttgaatctagggttttggttaaaatgtcattttttctttaaaatatcattgtagacaatatatttgtttttgttgaattgaacattattatattataatgctacacaactatatatatatatataatatatatatctttttttcactttttaaattttgaggaagctctgcctcccttgcctcctctaaggagcctccactggtTAAATACATAACATGAAATTCTCAGAAATTGCtgtagtgatttattttttctttgaacCTCCATTTGCCTGGTTTGGTTTTCATAATAAAATCAGTCTGGAGTCCTGTTACTTCATGTGGGACTTTAGGAAAGTGGGGAAGGCTTAGGAGCCCCTGCTGTCGGATGTGTTGGTCCTGAGTTTTCGTTGGCAGAGAAAGTGGAAAGAGGGATTTGTGAAAATCCCAGCACTGAAGTCCACAGTGACTTAATAAAGCAGTTTTAGAGCTGTAAACCCTTACTCAATGGGACGCAATCATTGATCAGTCAAGAACAAAGTTAAGGTTACCCTTATAAAATtgtgccatagtaaaagcacagcagaatGTAattgtgaaagcatagtaaagcacaggtaaagcccagagaggtaaggtaaagcatatttaaaaaaaaaaaaaaaaaaaaaaaaagaaaacctggtAAACTATTGTATAACGataggaaaagcatggaaatACTGCAAATGATCACAAAAATGTTATTgcaagaattacattttaaacctaGCAGTTAAAGGAATTCCTGTGAATTTGCACAATAgttattgtttctgtttaatatggGTGTAGATTATGGTGTCCTACTGAAAATCTGAAATTTCCCCAAAAAGTTATTCAACTTTACTGTTTCTGCACACACAGATATTTCACATGCTTTATAAAGTCACCAACATATTTAACTTTTGGTACTGTAATACTATAAGGACACCAGCATGCAATATGACCAGCACATTTACAACTATACTCTGTAATAGATTGAAATTTTCATTATCCATTGATAGTGTTTGATTCTTCAGGTACCAGCGCACCTGTATGTAGATAAAATATTTCTAGTAAATCTTATCTattatgtattaccatcacttcgTAGATTTCACAGTTCCTAtctgaaagatgcacacattatatTAAATCTCTATTTGATTTAGAGAATGGTatttttgtaaacaataaaactggCGAATGTATGTTGAGATGCTTCTGGGAATTTAAGTCCTTGAAGAAAAAACATTGTGTTTAGACAATGACTCTTGACTAACATAAAAATTAGGTAAAATGtactttaattattgtattagTACCATGTACAACAATTTGCATAAACAAATCACCCTATATATTCATTTTACACATCCATATATTGTTTTTTGTCTATGTGTAGTCAGTCCAATGGCAATATTCACTTAATTGCATGCCTGTCCACCTGCTGTCTTAAGTGAGCCCCAGGACTCCAGCTTCTTTGAACCGGCTGTGTTTAGACTATAGAATGTGAGGTCCCATTCATAACAGCACCTTTCTTCCACTCTGTATAAAAGGCCAGTTCTTAGCCAGCGCCTGACAGAACTGACGCAGCCACCCAGCCTAAACAATCAGAGTGGCCTAACTGCTTTCATTTCCTTTCTGCAAGTGAGAGTGCGACCGGGCTCCTAGACCACCCACCCCCCTTGGCTCACAGTTTATGGTTCCCAAAGCAAGGGTGTTCAAAAGAATTGTAAGAACAGAGAAGGAGGCTTAAAGTGTGCATATAGGTAGGTAGTGAAGGACAGGGGAAGTAAATATGAAGGCTTGGATGCCAGCTGTATCAgtattttcttatgttttatgTAAGCTGCCTTCTTTTTATTAATGTTCATCAGCTTTTAAATACGACCTGTAGTTGCAATGTAAACACACTCCACCCCTCCCTGTATCAATCAGCTGGGTGTACATGCATGGCCCCAATGCTGTAGTGAATCAAATTCATTATTGTGCTTTTATCACTATACATGGTGATAACAAATAATACCATCAAGTCTAGGGGTGTAACGATACAGTGATGTCATGATACAATACGAATAGCAATATGCAGATGCTATATGGATCACTATACATGCGATGGTcttgatgggctacttgtatgatatGTAAGATCAAAttatcatttaatgatggacagTTTTGTTAAAAGACATGCATTTAATGAGATAGGGAGTATTCATACTAACAAAAAAACACCCTTATTAATCATTCTGGTCTTGTACAAATGATACATATCTCTATTTCAATACAATACATCGTTTAAAGAGTGTCATGATTCATCAATATGCCCCTAATTAATGTAATTAAATCTTgcctcatatactgtatattgccgTCACTTTATAAGTCAGACATTTTCCTGTATGAAAAACATGCACATTACGGTAAAGGTgatttcaattttttaaatggtaatatATTTGAAGCTGTTAATGAAGAACATTTATCTTTGCAGATACATCAGTGGTACAgttttggttttgaaatgaaGGACCTAAGTTGACATGGAAAAAACATCAATCGTAGGAAAAGCAGTGGCACTGAAATGTGAGTTAATTTGTCTaactgtgtcacaaagacggccagagtgggtggcgtcagaccagaagcaggaaggaatacagagagacttggggttgtgatgagctgagtgcaaaggctgcactcagcgtttattaacaaataaaaggttttaacacaaaacaaaacaggacacggcactacacgccaaaataaaaagacaaacaaaacggactacacagacaaacaaacacggtgagcagatactctaactattattattattattattattattattattattattctctttccctccgtctccaatcccgttctccactcaccgaacacctaaccacgagtaaaaatgtgcctatttatactgttgtgctgggattcaattactaattaattattcacttgaatcccagcacgtgaattaattctgtgcaaccccgtgctcacatattacatttaaccagcacgtgaagtgatttgtgccctcctcgtgcctaaatacaaatctacacttttaaatacacgtgaaacacagacccgtttatatcccgtggatcaatctatacaccaacattaacacacgcaacatacaacacagaacacacaaatgcacacaggggcggggcactttgccacatatacccccccttgtgcacagcacacatggcctcaacggccacctccccccttaaatacccagcagtccaggccaaagtctcgggctgggaagggaggcttcagtgggcccatgtctggaaatgctatcagctcccctgccggtagtggcacggctgacagcatgctggtcccgtcctgcagcgaaaaagctgcgggggcaggtggtcccccgacctcccccttcttcgtagccggcagctccctcctgtggggctccggccacaagaactcctgcagcgaaactgctgctggggaaagtggtctccagacctcgtcccccttcttcgtggccggcagctcccctttctggggctccggccaccgtactccctgtggaggtacgggcagcagaggcagctcctgctcctctgctccgggcggtggcggaagcagaggcagctccagctcctctgctcctggtggtggtggaggcagaggcagctcctgctcctctgctcctagtggaggaagcggtggaggtggtggaggcagaggcagctcctgctcctctgctccttccggtggaggtggcggagacagaggcagctcctgctgctctgttcctgccggtggaggtggcggaggcagaggcagctcctctgctcctggcggcgctggctccctccgctgtggcggctgggctggtgcgcgccatgctgccttcagcagcatgaatagaggctgctgggggacaccagcctcctgcccctctcccccccaaaaattttcagggggttgggcctgtaactcctccccttccggctcttggggctgaaccagcaggcattttccctctgctggtggcttgggtcccagagctgtggaagccccgacttgcctccctttgggctgtggacgcaccgactcctcccttttgggctgtggacgcaccgactcctcccttttgggctgtggacgcaccgactcctcccttttgggctgtggacgcaccaactccccccttttgggctgtggacgcaccgactcccccctctcaggcgtaggacgttcgggctccccccactcaggcgtaggacgttcgggctcctcccactcaggcgtaggacgttcgggctcctcccactcaggcgtaggatgttcaggctcctcccactcaggcgtaggatgttcgggctccttccactcaggcgtaggacgttcaggctccttccgcttgggctgtgggcgctcaggctcctcccgtttgggcactggcgagctggcataggggcatcctgaccagtcatgtcccccttcctcacaccgcccgcaccagctcggtggaacctcggagcagtccctccagcggtgatccacctctccgcaccaggtgcaccaggggaacaggttctctggctcctctggtcgCTGTTGCacttgtggttggggcggtgggagcagcagtctacctccccctgctggtggtggagactgaggcgacccctgctcctccctctcctgatggacagggcagtgggccacgaagtgctcacctccgcagatggggcatcgttggggtagctgtccgagggggtaccaggggcagttggtgctggaatgcccaggctcagcacagcagtaatacccgggctgctgttcctcctcctcctcaccttggaaggggcagattgccaccgtgtgtccttggaccccacaggccatgcaccagccttggtcctcgaggcccccgaggaggtcctccaggtcccggcagccgtctctccagccttccattttcccctcggggtgcaccaaccagtcccatatttctcgggacagtggggaacccggtggcagtggggtggctactgctggttggggtgaccgctgcttctgctgcttcctgcagctctttctccccatccctcttcttgctcttactttttttttttttttttttttttgtaatccagacccctcctggtctgacgcttggaggcgcggctatccctcttctgacaccacgtgtcacaaagacggccagagtgggtggcgtcagaccagaagcaggaaggaatacagagagacttggggttgtgatgagctgagtgcaatggctgcactcagcgtttattaacaaataaaaggttttaacacaaaacaaaacaggacacggcactacacgccaaaataaaaagacaaacaaaacggactacacagacaaacaaacacggtgagcagatactctaactattattattattattattattattattattattattattattctctttccctccgtctccaatcccgttctccactcaccgaacacctaaccacgagtgacaaAAAATGTGCCTatgtatactgttgtgctgggattcaattactaattaattattcacttgaatcccagcacgtgaattaattctgtgcaaccccgtgctcacatattacatttaaccagcacgtgaagtgatttgtgccctcctcgtgcctaaatacaaatctacacttttaaatacacgtgaaacacagacccgtttatatcccgtggatcaatctatacaccaacattaacacacgcaacatacaacacagaacacacaaatgcacacaggggcggggcactttgccacaaactgGCATAAAAAAAATTATGCGTCACAGTTGTTTTTCCTACaaggactcaaactcccagaagcaacttgtCTGTGTTGGATGCAAGTGCAACATAGAAGATGGGCTAGAGACATATGGGAAAATGGGAGATCTCCtaagtgatggtaatacatatgatataagatttactggaattgttttgttatGACATTGACAGCATAGCTCAAAGTGTAGTAGTCCACCTTTTGTGGAATGTGACTGAAGTTCTGCACGGGTTGCGGATAATTTAAATTAGGTCAGTAATACAGGTAAATAGATTGCACATGTTTATAACAAAAAATCAGCTGACTGAAATACATGTATTGATACTTCTTTGCTCATGGTCAGTACTATATTACCCATTCTTTCCTATAGTAATATAAGACTGTTTCTGACTGAGGAGGATCAGTGGTTACCATTGATCAGACTGAGGTACAGCAGGTCTGATATTTATTAGTCTGAGTGCTGTTGTTTTAACATTCATCAACGGTGGAGTCTGTCATCCCCTTACCCCGGAGATAAGTCTCCTGAAATGTTATGCTAAGAATCGCTAACAGGTTGGCTGAGAGGGTGCTGAGTGATAGAGAACGGCTGGAGGAGAAACACTAGCTGCTGTGGTGGAgggccatgtgtgtgtgtgagtgtgagtgtgagtgtgagtgtgtgtgtgtgtgtgtgtgtgtgtgtgtgtgtttgagtgcttCAATGTGAGCGtgagatttccattacatgagagtagatgttaaaacttcatgctgatttgaactcagctctcgccaagataagcaccaactaagacatagctttacagtaaactaatgtgatccatctgtgtctccatccatttgcgtttccttccatatattattattattagtttatttagcagacgcatttatccaaggtgacttacagagactagggtgtgtgaactatgcatcagttgcagagtcacttacaactacgtctcacccgaaagacagagcacaaggaggtgaagtgacttgctcaaggtcacacaatgagtcagtggctgaggagggatttgaaccggggacctcctgattacaagcccttttctttaaccactggaccacacaactaTCCTTCTGCCtcgtgttgatggctgaagtgtattgctggctccagggatcagcttattttgcctccctagcgcattaacacacacaatggctgcgatgctggctcctgggatcaaccacagtgagcatcagcatgacaaccgtctggattgcgctaagtagggtacatctctggggtcttcaagtgagcaccttccatcctctgtgtttcgttgactagcccacgacacctcaagagggctcgacggtgattctgacgtcccagcatcacccccctccatcccccactcgaGTCAGCCCAGCtctacttacccgtacatcagagtttctttctttctattgtgcttgagatccccaaccagaatctttctgtctcaaccacagccagctgCTGCtcttttctgctgcttcagataagttcttcactgtgctgagtgtaagtgtgtgtgtgtgagtgttttcTATTACCAGTGAGATATGTCAGGTTCTTAGAAGTATATGAACTTATGGCAAATCTACCAGCTGTGGAGGGGACTTAAATTGTATCCAGGGACCCCACACCATTTCAGATTCtaatataataaattaataatatccAGTAGATAGATTTCCTTGGGAAGGAGGGAAGatcagaagtgtgtgtgtgtttgggttgTTATTGACATGATTATTCATAGAACACGGTAGTAGCTTTTAAAAGCGAAAGCTACTATACAGTAAATGGATGTTACTTGACATTTTATTTCTATTAGTCTGAGCATTTGAATGGTCAACGAATCAGTATCTTGTAAGTCCTGTATCTTGAAACCAGCTTCATTACGAAATACCATTTTTCACCTTACTAAAATATAGTCATGCTTTATAATTGCAACACAGTGGAAACAGGGCCCACAGCTTGTTGTTCCTCACAAAGGCTACTGTACTGCAAAACAGTTCCACACAGCCCATTTTTCAGTCTTGTTCTTTTGCATTCTGTTATACCACCAGACTCAGTTATAATCTTCTCACAGAAAATGTCAATTTAGTTTTAGGAAAGTAAAATACTGGTTTGAAAATAGAACCTGACAGTTAATCCATACTTAAACCACTCTGTAAGacctataaaaaaataaagtgaagaAGGAATGACTGTAGACACAGCAATCTGACTTTACCTCCCAGTGCATCGAGACTTACGTCTCACCTTCAGTTTACATTGAACAGTCTATACAAGGGTATACCTTCAGAAGTTTCTCTGAATTTGACGCTGCCCTTCTACATTGCGATCCTGTAGCAGTCAATGATAGATGTGATGGAT
The Acipenser ruthenus chromosome 10, fAciRut3.2 maternal haplotype, whole genome shotgun sequence DNA segment above includes these coding regions:
- the LOC131738145 gene encoding keratin, type I cytoskeletal 9-like, translating into MHTGAGHFATYTPPCAQHTWPQRPPPPLNTQQSRPKSRAGKGGFSGPMSGNAISSPAGSGTADSMLVPSCSEKAAGAGGPPTSPFFVAGSSLLWGSGHKNSCSETAAGESGLQTSSPFFVAGSSPFWGSGHRTPCGGTGSRGSSCSSAPGGGGSRGSSSSSAPGGGGGRGSSCSSAPSGGSGGGGGGRGSSSAPGGAGSLRCGGWAGARHAAFSSMNRGCWGTPASCPSPPQKFSGGWACNSSPSGSWG